TAGGCAAAATGCATGGTGCACATCTCTCTGTCTCTCCCTGTAGATTTTGGTTTGAACGCACATGTGGCTGGTTTAAGACACGTCTGGAATGGATTAAAGCCATAAAATGTCTTCTTATCTTTGTTCCCAGCAGCTCAGTCAATCATCGAGATCCTGGAGCTTCGAGAAACTTTGTGGAACAACAATCGTTTATTGGGCCAGGGAGGTTGGAGGCTGGAGGCTGGAGGCTGAAGGCTGAATGAAGGGATGTTTGCTGCAAACGCAAGGAATCTTGTTACCTTGTTATCTCCGCCTCTTTAATGacaatttctttttattttatttatttttgaaCGTCTTGTCTCTCGGACCTATAGCCgcttctttctttgtcttgggaGTTTCGAAGTTGTGTAACGCGAGTATCTCAGCACCAGCAACCGGGGGAGGCAGCCGGTAACAACAAGGGGGCTCGAGGCGATTGGGTGTGTTTCTGATTTCCTTTTTGTTTCTCTGCATATGAATAGATATCCCATGCTGTACATATGTACGAAGGGCTGACTGGATTTCGGAAACACCTACTGAGAGAAGAACTGTCGGCTCAACTGAGACAGGTTCATAGTCTCTCCGTCATCGGTTATTGTCGTCAAGAGCCGGACAGTCACGAACCAAGACATTAAAGTAGACTTGACTAACTAAGGAGCTTTCCCCAGCTCCTGTTCCCCGCGTAGGACCGGTCGACCCCGATTTTGCGGAGTCTTTTACATGATGTCCAGTGTCCACGGATGAAGACGGCATCATCAAATGGCTGTTACTCTTTGTGTTGCAAAGAGGCAAATTGAGGCGTCTACTCGATGATGTCTCTCTCTGTCTAGACTCAGACCCAACGGCCTCATTTCTTTTAGTTTTGTTGATTCATTCACATCCCGGGTGGTGGATAGCTTCATACGAAAACTCCCTCCCAGAATTGGGTATAGAGTCGATGTTCCTGGCGTGACGAGGCTTTGGCTTTTCCCCAAGACTTACTAGTAAGGTCCTTAATTCTTCATAATGTCGACATTGTAGGGTCACATCCGCATTCAGCGCGAGCCAAACAGGCTTTGGCCTTTCCCTCTTGGAATAACGATGAGGGACCGGTTATCGCGGGGAGGGCTTCGTAAGCTCCAAACCTTGAAATCAATCGACCACTCAGACTCCCAAATAGCGGGAGGCGAAAAGGCCAACAAAGGTAGAGCCGATGAGGAGGTCATTCAAAGAGAGAAATCCAAACCCAAACCAGACGGTTCCTCCGGTTCTCCTCACCACCATCTCAGTCTTTCCCCTGGAACCAAAATTTCTCTAGTAAGACGTTGGTAACGATCGTCATAAAGCTTGGCTCATTGAGTAAAAAAGAGTGGACGCTTGCAGGATCTGGGGAGGGATGGGGGGAGATCTAGAGTTTGCACTATTGTTCGATATCCCGAGAGAGATCTTTGCCTTGGCCcttctagtgggtagcagaaaaaatgacctcccaagtcttaggttacaaaaataactagtctaagagctataggctgaggagcataaagtggcccactaatttcgtctcttatgcttccagcggccaatttttctgataccctgaggcccttgtccttgttctcATTCTCGCAGTGTTTGCTTTTCTGTGCCCTGCCTACCTAGAATAGAATGAAAATTTTCTCTCTTCAGGGATGCCTGAAATTACTCCTAGTGTGATGTGACATGAGTGTCTAGACAATGAAACTATCGAGGCTGATGATATCCGTGTGATGGATCTATTGGTGTATGTAGGTCTGTCTATGTACAGTTGGACCTTGGTACATTAGTACTCAAACCAACCCCTGTACGAAAATTCTTTTCAGCCCGCGATTTGGGGTTTTGACAGCGACAGTTTTAGcgagtttattattaatgtCCCGTCAGTTTGGTACGTACCCGTATTTTATCAGCTCAGCTTACATTGTTCTTCTCAGTAAAGATTGACAAAAAGTAAACGTGCTTGGATGGAATTATCGCAATTCTCCCGTCATTGAAATGCATGTCTGAGTACATCTTGTCTATCAGCATCCAGTGAAATGGGCTCTTGTCCTCTTGTGCAGGATCTCTATGATACATTGATATGGCAGGGGGGTTACAGTAAGGCTGTCAGCCCGTCAGCCCGTCAGTAAGATTCTGTTCGGGTATCGGTATAGCATTCCAgggttcagttcagttcagttcagttcagttcagttcagttcagttcagttcagttcagttcagttcagttcagttcagttcagttcagttcagttcaggcACAGCCAAGATACTTTGTGtgtgtacatacatacacacCATTCAAGGATGCATATCTTTTGTTTGGGTATTTTCAGGTCAAAATTGCCTGACGTGTACACGAATCAACCCAACAGTGAATAGCAGCCGTACCTGACTCTTTTTTGATGTCTTTATCTTTAGGTAATAGACTAATGATATTGCCACTCTACTTTTTTGCGCCAATTTGATGTAGTATGTATCTGCACTGGTGCGGCGTAGTCtttgtgttttttttttgtgcTATCGTGAAATTCCGCTTTCGCCTATCTTTGTTTCTAAGCTGGCTGACATCTCAGCTTATTCCGTTAGTTTACAGATCAGTTGACCTAACAGAGCATCCACCTACCATCTCCAAAGGATTCTAGTTCATAGGGGACCAAACCAAACCCTTACTAGAGTAAACAGAGATACCCATCGGATGGCAGTAGCCTGCAAGTCTAGATTTTTTGGTCAAACGGTTTGGTTCCCCGAATGGACCccatataatataaaatcgGTCCGTCAAGTTGTTTTGCTGGGGTTTCAAGGGCCGTTGGATGGCATCTGcactttaaaaataattggGTACACCGGGCTTGAAATCTCTCTTCCGATTGGGTTACCGGCCTCCGGAAGGGATCTACCCGTTCTAACGGACCGCCGGACTGGTCGCCGAAGtgctgtcttgtctttgctgTCATGGCTCATCCTTGCCCTGTCCTTGTCAGACGGCAGagttttctctctctctctctctttacCTGCCCACTGGCGAAACCAACTAATGCCTAATGTGCTGTAAGACCGGTCTGTCGTACAACACACCAAGTTCCCTACCGGAAAGGACCGTGCTTGATTTCACTCAATCCGGCTTGTTGTATCCATTTCTATTCCCCCGGGGGTGCGGGCGAGACCCTGAGATGGAGTTAAAATCTTGCTTGAAACTGGCCCGGTCTGATCCGGTTGGAGCAGTTCAGTCTCTTTGAACGTGGATatctacatacatacactAACTACAGGACTCTCCGTCTGTATAAGCCGACTTCACACCTTGAACGAGAGAGGACCCTAACAGTGGACCACGAGACGGCGCCGGCTTCAACGTCCTTTTCTAAAGATAGCTTCGCAAAGAGCCTCCATCGCGGTGCCCGTGCCGGATGTTCAAATTTGCGTATCAGTAGTAGCGTCTCTGTCAGTGGGGAGTGCAAGAAATAAGGGCAGCATTTTCCTTAGATTATATGTCACGAGCGATTGAAGGGTATTGGGCAAGTCTAATGTATACAGTCGGTGGAGTACCTGACAGTAAAAGACATCAGACAGGATAGCCTCAAACCTGTATAGCATATAGAAAAATGACATAGAAATCTAATTTAATAGGGCATAAGCTTGGATTCTGTTTCTTGTGCTTTCAGTGACCAGGTTGCCCTGATAGCTGCAGAAATATACCAAAAACCTCATGCCTCGTAGTGATAACTATCTTAAGGCTGTCTTGATGTCCACTGGCCCAAGATTTCAATTCCCTCTTACTAAATTTCTGGCATCTGATAGTTCGAGAGAACCAGTGCCTCTGGTTTATGCTACGAGAGATACCACCAAGTGCCTTTGACCTCAACCTGTAGTAGGTACTTACAATTCTCATATACAAGTGACACAACTCAATAGCTTATCCTGTCCTTTCACAAAGTTGAGTTCCAGGGGAAGCGCTCATGACCTCGCAAGGTATATCAAACAACAATTACTCCTTGGCAATACACACTCTCGGACTTGAATGAACATCTTATTGCTTAGCTTCACTCAGCACTCAAAAGACACTTGTTAATCTTGATAATTTGAACACATTGCCAAAATGGAGTATACTATGATCGtcttcttgtttctttcATAAATCAGCACTATAATAGTGCATCAATTACCCGTTCAAGACCCAGATCAAGATATGCGTCATCGTGCGAGAACACAATTCTAAACCAGCCAGGCTTCTCTGAACCAAACGCGTTTCCAGATGCCAGGAagaccttcttctccatcaacttGCTCATGACAAGATCCGTAATATCATTAGTTTCTAACCCAGGGTGTTTTGCCATATAATACTTGCCCAGATCAACCCACAGGAAAAAGGCAGCATTGACGCCCGGAGCGTAGTCGATCTGGTTCCTGCGGGCCCATGAGACAACATGGGTGTATTGAGCTGATAGCCTTCTTTGATTCTCGGCAATATATGACTCGACAAAGGCATCATCTTCCAGTATGTTGACTGTGACATGGTCTGAGATGGATGACACTGAGCTGTACAGTCCCACTGCTACTATAGAAGCGTGCAAGGACATGTTGGCCTGGGAAACAATCGTGCCAACTCGGATACCGTTGGCGCCAAAATCTTTAGACATACCCCAAAGAACATGCACACGATCAGCATCGATGATGCCTGCGGTATCGATTGAAAGAGCAGATTCGAAGGGAATGGATGGAGGGTGTTGGTCAACAGTGTTGGTCCAGATAGACAGTGCATAGATCTCATCGCTGATAAAGTGCAGTTTGTACTTCTGACACAGCTTCATAAATGCAACAAGAACACTGCGAGAGTAGCAACGCCCCAGAGGGTTATGCGGGTGACTAATGACCAGGCCTGCAACTCTGGTCCCCtgagcttgagcttcaaGAATCACTTTCTCATACTCGGCCACTGCGTCCTCGCTGAGGGGATCAACCTCGCCAAAAGCAACTGGGAGAAGCTTTGCTCCGAAACGGGCTGTGAGATCCGGGACAAAGGTGCCATAGTAAGGTTTCCCCAGAAGAATGCCGTCTCCAGGGTTCGCAACAGCCCATGACAAATGCTCGATAGCAGCACTGCATCCATTGGTCATGGTGATGTGCGCCGGCTCAATAGCCTTGAACGGCTTGAGATGCCTGTTCAAAAACCGTGATACAGTCCTCTTGACCTGCTTCGTACCAGTTGTCCCGTCTCCATAAGTGAAGGCCGGGTTCGACAAGGCTAAGTTATCGTGGATGTGCTTCCGGAGAACATCGTGCATGAGGGTATTCTCGGCAACGCCCAAACTCACGATACCATCGGGATTGGTCTCTTGGTCGAAGAGATTGGGGATGACCTCCCAGAGATCCATGCCCTTGATGGCCTCCTCTGCTTCGTAGGCGCGGTTTGAAAGAGACATCGGTAtttcttgttgttgacgtAAGGATATGTGTAGTATGTAGTGTAAGTGAGTCAAGAGGGAATATAACTGATCTATGTCAATCGGATCCCGATAAGTGGCTACCGGTCGCCGATAGCCGCTTGTTTCTTTCATAGTGTTGCAAGAATGCCGATTTCTAATATTGTATAACAATGCAGTTTAAACCTGGGAGCCAAGAATTGTATTTCTGACTGATACGTGGATATCGTATTATTGTTTGCGATAATGCTAACGAAAGTCAGATTTGAGTTGTGTTTTGCTTCACTCAGACAGATGACGATATGAAAGGGCTTGAGAGTAGAATGAGTAATAGTAACGGACTTGATTCGATTCAGACATTCTCGAATAAGagaattaataagtatacgTTCTCCAGTAGCACACTTATCGTGATTCAGTACTTGACGTGTGAAAGCTTGAAGAATAGGGGATATGATGAAATCTCAACAGGGCCTTGGCTTCTTCGGAGTTCAAATCGGACGAAAGATATTATGTCTGATCATGATGTAAGCCTAGAGTAAAAGAGAATTTGATATCTGTTTGATCACTAATCCTCAGAAACCAACCCctttcgtgatatcatcactTTTCGCACACAAGTCACCTGTCATACATACACAACAGTATATGCCATAAAAAACAATTCCTTCTATTTCAAATGTTCTTATATTAACGCTTGTAGTCGTAAATGTCTATTTCCTCTTTCTCTATTTCAATGTCACAAGCTCTTCGGCGCTGGTAGGATGAATAGCAACGCAGCTATCAAAGTCGGCCTTTGTGGCGCCCATCTTGACAGCGACGCCAAAGCCCTGCAGCATCTCACCACTACCAATTCCCATAATGTGTAGACCAACGACCTTCTCCTCGGGGCCAGTTGTAATAAGCTTGTAGTTGGTAGGGCCCTTCTGCTCAGGATCCATCATGGCGTAGTACATGGCTGTGAAGCTTGTCTTGTAGACCTTGATGTTATCCTTGCCGTACTTCTCGATAGCCTGGGGCTCTGTCAAGCCGATGCTGCCGACCTCGGGGTGGGAGAATACAACGGAGGGGATATTGTTGTAGTCAAGCTTAAGGGTGGAAAACTCGGGGCCACCGAACAGACGGTGCGCGAGACGGCGTCCAGCAGCAATGGCAACAGGTGTCAACTCAACTTCTCCGGTGACGTCACCGAGAGCGTAGATGCTGTCGACATCGGTGTTTTGGTATTCATCGACAATAATATGTCCTGACTTGGCAAGCTTAACTCCCGCCTCCTCCAGACCAATGCCCTTGGTCTCAGGGGTTCGGCCGATAGCCCAGATCAGGTTATCAACATCGCTGACAACGCTCTCGTTGCCTTGGTCGTCCTTGTATGTGACGGTAAGCTTCCCGTTAGAGTCCTTCTCGATCTTGCTAGCTTGCGAACGCTTGTGCAGCTTAACGCCGAGTCTCTCGTACTCGTTGGTAACTGCCTCTTGAATCATGGGGTCGAAGTTGCGGAGGAAGGTGTCATGGCGGATGAAGAGGTGAGTCTCCGTGCCAAGAGCGTTAAACATGCCAGCGAACTCGACAGCAATATAACCTGCACCGACAATGGCGACCTTCTTGGGTTGTGTGGAGATGTCGAAGAAACCATCGCTGTTGGTACCGTACTCGGAGCCGGGAATCTCGGGAGGAATGGTGGGCTTGCCTCCAACAGCGACAAGAATCTTCTTGGCGTTGATGAGGACCTTGGAGTTGTCGTCGAGTGTGACCTCAGCCTGGTTCTTAGAGGTAAGGCGAGCCCAACCGTGTACGTAATCGACCTTGTCGTTGTTGAGATTTCGTTCGTAGATGCCGTTCAGGCGCTTGATGTAAGCGTCGCGCTTGGTCTTGAAGGTGGACCAGTCGAAGGGAGCTGTCTCCTCAACGGAGAAGCCATAGGCCTTGGAATCGTGGATGGCCTCGGCAAGGGCGGCAGCGTTGTAGGTAACCTTCTTTGGCACACAACTAAACAACACATTAGTTTTATGGTTTGGTATAAACTTCCATGGGATACGCACCCAACATTGACACAAGTTCCACCGAGTCGCTTGTTCTCGACAATTGTAGCCTTGACGCCAAACTTGTTGCTGGCCATGCGTGCAGAAGCAAGTCCTCCGCTACCACCGCCAATGACGAGGTAATCGGTCTCCTTAGTAACGGGAGCCATATTGCGCGCAGATGTAGACAGGTGTCGGGTAATTGAAGCTATTCGCAGTGGGGTTGTTCTCGAAGACGAAGATAGTGTTGATGAGCGTAGAGAGTGGGCGAGAGCTTGCATGGACAAAGGCTGCACCGAGGCTTGACCTTTATGAATTGGTACAAAGAGAGTGAAAGAGAGGTGGGAGGGGAATGACGTCTTTTAAATAGACGACGAGAAGATACAATATGCGATGGGACAGCAAAAGCACGAAAGGCAGGTGTGGTTGTGGCGGGGTTATTGTGGTAGAGAGAGTAATAGAAGCGGATTGGACGGAATTGATTTGATATGAGAGAATTGGTTATTAAGACGATTATCGGAGAACTGAGTAAGCAAACCGATCTGAACTTTGGGTTTGGATTGGCTGATTTCAATGACGAGCTGAAGAAACAAGAGAACGATTTGAAATCCACTTGCAGCTTgatgatgacttttttattttatttgaTTTGATCTACGGGGTCTAGAGAGTTCCACCACTTCCATCCGTTCCCGTTAGCGGCAAATATAGAAAGACAAGCTTATGAGGGGTTGCGGTTGGCTACAGGACCGGGGACTTTGTTGAAGAGTCCCTTTGAGGGTGTCAAGTTTCAAATCAGATAAACAAAATGTGGAATCATATTTCTGGAATTATAATTCCTCATCTTTGTTTATATATTGTCAAGTACTTGACCCAGTCACAAACCAATACAACCGTAGGTAGTTGCAATCTATTCAGCCGAGGTTGATgacaaagagaagaagtaTCTCCAGGTAAATTGTGTAAGCAGAGATGGCCCCTAGTATTACACACAGGCATAGCCATATGTGTTTATATAGAATGTTGGAAAGCTGTACCATGATTAAAAGTACCTACTTTCCACCAAGATGACTGCAGACCATGTATCCCTCGGACATCATGCAGCCCACGCATATGCATGCACACGCAGCTATAGCGACACACTGCAGGTCTCAGTAACCTCGGGCCAACGCGAGTCTGCACATGAGCTCATTTGAAACACAGAATAAATCATGGCCATGCATGCAGTTTATGGTATCTGTGATGAAAGTCACGTTCATGCAGATATAGTCAACTTGGTCGTTGATTCATTTATGGCCACGTTACATGAGATGGTCAATAAACATATTAATATGTAAATCATCAAATCACATATAGAACACAACACCACAGCACGATAAtgtattaaactttattgtTTCTTTTAGAAACATCTTTTTCGAGGTATGACGTTCAGTGGGTGGAGCTTCGCTTCTGTAGCTGGATATTGACAGCTTCCACAAGCTCCATGGCTTAAACCCTTACGTAGCCCGACTGTGAGACTCGCTTCAGTGCGTCTTTAGCGGATAAAGATAATTGCTTCTGTCAAGGTCCCGGGCCCCTATCCCCTGTAGCTCTCAACAACTTCTGATTGGTTATCATGTCCCCTGTCGTCATCTCTCATTTGCTCTAGAGGTCCATAGCAGCACCGACCAACCCCCCATAATCGCCCAAACGCCAGACCCAGACCCAGACTGGACCCAGGCCAGGCTGAcgatccaatccaatccaatctcatc
This Fusarium poae strain DAOMC 252244 chromosome 3, whole genome shotgun sequence DNA region includes the following protein-coding sequences:
- the GTR1 gene encoding GTP-binding protein gtr1 (BUSCO:20942at5125), translated to MAPVTKETDYLVIGGGSGGLASARMASNKFGVKATIVENKRLGGTCVNVGCVPKKVTYNAAALAEAIHDSKAYGFSVEETAPFDWSTFKTKRDAYIKRLNGIYERNLNNDKVDYVHGWARLTSKNQAEVTLDDNSKVLINAKKILVAVGGKPTIPPEIPGSEYGTNSDGFFDISTQPKKVAIVGAGYIAVEFAGMFNALGTETHLFIRHDTFLRNFDPMIQEAVTNEYERLGVKLHKRSQASKIEKDSNGKLTVTYKDDQGNESVVSDVDNLIWAIGRTPETKGIGLEEAGVKLAKSGHIIVDEYQNTDVDSIYALGDVTGEVELTPVAIAAGRRLAHRLFGGPEFSTLKLDYNNIPSVVFSHPEVGSIGLTEPQAIEKYGKDNIKVYKTSFTAMYYAMMDPEQKGPTNYKLITTGPEEKVVGLHIMGIGSGEMLQGFGVAVKMGATKADFDSCVAIHPTSAEELVTLK